The following coding sequences lie in one Oculatellaceae cyanobacterium genomic window:
- the uvrA gene encoding excinuclease ABC subunit UvrA → MPHPADISNITTSPNGHHPSKPNENTIRIRGARQHNLKNIDLELPRDRLIVFTGVSGSGKSSLAFDTIFAEGQRRYVESLSAYARQFLGQLNKPDVDAIEGLSPAISIDQKSTSHNPRSTVGTVTEIYDYLRLLFGRAGVPHCPICDRSIVPQTIDEMCDRIMELPDRTRFQVLAPVVRGKKGTHAKLLSSLASEGFVRVRVDGVVYELSENIELDKNYTHTIEIVVDRLVKKAGIQERLTDSLTTCLRHASGIAVIDVLSDTSVQTESSPNTLRYSENSTDFLKYQEPGKNKVSDNNQTTATNNDNDYQEITKEIVFSENFACPEHGAVMDELSPRLFSFNSPYGACPSCHGLGNLRTISPDLIVPDPEASVYSAIVPWAEKDNSYYLGLLYSVGQAYNFELQTIWKHLTAEQQQVILHGADKPIWMQERNDYRRYAGAIAILKRQYDDGSELQKQKLEQYLVDQPCEVCQGKRLKPEALSVRLGQHRILDLTSVSIGECRQRIDELKLSDRQAQIADLVLREIKARLQFLLDVGLDYLTLDRPAMTLSGGEAQRIRLATQIGAGLTGVLYVLDEPSIGLHQRDNGRLLNTLTKLRNLGNTLIVVEHDEETIRAADHLVDIGPGAGIHGGRIISQGNLDTLLQAEDSLTGAYLSGRKVINTPAERREGNKRSLVIKNAYRNNLKNVDVEIPLGKLVSVTGVSGSGKSTLINELLYPALQHNLTRKVPFPKDLEKIDGLSAIDKVIVIDQSPIGRTPRSNPVTYTGIFDPIREVFCQTIEAKARGYKPGQFSFNVKGGRCEACSGQGVNVIEMNFLPDVYVQCEICKGDRYNRETLQVKYKNKSIADVLNMTVEEALEFFINIPRAATKLQTLADVGLGYIRLGQTAPTLSGGEAQRVKLATELSRRATGKTLYLIDEPTTGLSFYDVHKLLDVLQRLVDKGNSILVIEHNLDVIRCADWVIDLGPEGGDKGGEIIAVGTPEEVAKNERSYTGQYLKQVLQQHPSPSIV, encoded by the coding sequence ATGCCTCATCCTGCTGACATCTCCAACATCACAACATCCCCAAACGGACATCACCCCAGTAAGCCTAACGAAAACACTATCCGCATTCGGGGTGCGAGACAGCATAATTTAAAGAATATAGATCTAGAACTACCACGCGATCGCTTAATTGTCTTCACGGGCGTATCCGGTTCCGGTAAATCTTCCCTGGCATTTGATACCATCTTTGCAGAAGGACAACGCCGCTACGTTGAATCTCTCAGCGCCTACGCACGACAATTTTTAGGACAACTAAATAAACCCGATGTCGATGCCATCGAAGGTTTAAGTCCGGCTATATCTATAGATCAAAAATCCACATCCCACAACCCCCGCTCTACAGTTGGGACTGTCACCGAGATTTACGATTATCTCCGCCTACTATTCGGACGCGCTGGTGTACCTCATTGCCCGATATGCGATCGCTCTATCGTACCTCAAACTATAGATGAAATGTGCGATCGCATCATGGAACTACCCGACCGCACCCGCTTTCAAGTATTAGCACCTGTAGTACGTGGTAAAAAAGGAACTCACGCAAAACTCTTATCCAGCCTTGCTTCTGAAGGATTCGTCCGCGTGCGCGTCGATGGTGTAGTATATGAATTATCCGAAAATATCGAATTAGATAAAAACTATACACACACGATTGAAATCGTTGTTGACCGCTTAGTTAAAAAAGCTGGTATACAAGAGCGTTTAACCGATTCTCTCACTACTTGCTTGCGTCATGCTAGTGGAATTGCCGTGATTGATGTCTTATCAGATACATCTGTACAGACAGAATCCTCACCCAATACACTACGGTATTCAGAAAATAGCACAGATTTTCTAAAATATCAAGAACCTGGTAAAAATAAGGTTAGTGACAATAATCAAACAACCGCTACAAATAACGATAATGACTATCAGGAAATTACCAAAGAAATAGTATTTTCAGAAAACTTTGCTTGTCCCGAACATGGGGCGGTAATGGATGAACTTTCGCCAAGATTATTTTCTTTTAACTCCCCTTATGGCGCTTGTCCGAGTTGTCACGGGTTGGGTAATTTGCGGACAATATCACCAGATTTGATAGTACCCGATCCAGAAGCGTCAGTATATAGTGCGATCGTACCTTGGGCAGAAAAAGATAATTCCTACTATTTGGGGCTACTTTATAGTGTTGGACAAGCTTATAACTTTGAGTTGCAAACTATTTGGAAGCATCTCACCGCCGAACAGCAGCAGGTGATTTTGCATGGTGCTGATAAACCTATTTGGATGCAAGAGCGCAACGATTATAGACGTTATGCTGGTGCGATCGCTATCCTCAAACGGCAATATGATGATGGTTCAGAACTGCAAAAACAAAAATTAGAGCAGTATTTAGTCGATCAACCTTGCGAAGTTTGTCAAGGCAAAAGATTAAAACCAGAAGCATTATCTGTACGGTTAGGACAACATCGGATATTAGATTTAACCAGCGTTTCAATTGGGGAATGTCGGCAACGAATAGATGAGTTGAAATTGAGCGATCGCCAAGCGCAAATTGCTGATTTAGTATTGCGAGAAATTAAAGCTAGATTGCAATTTTTATTAGATGTCGGGTTAGATTACCTGACATTAGATCGTCCCGCAATGACCCTTTCTGGTGGGGAAGCGCAACGGATTAGATTAGCTACACAAATTGGTGCAGGTTTAACAGGTGTTCTCTATGTATTAGATGAACCTAGTATCGGATTGCATCAACGAGATAATGGGCGATTATTGAATACTTTAACTAAATTGCGTAACTTAGGAAATACCTTAATTGTTGTCGAACATGATGAAGAAACAATTCGGGCTGCGGATCATTTAGTTGATATTGGCCCAGGTGCAGGTATTCATGGGGGAAGAATTATTTCCCAAGGAAACTTAGATACATTACTGCAAGCAGAAGACTCTTTAACTGGTGCTTATTTATCAGGAAGAAAAGTTATTAATACGCCAGCAGAGAGGCGCGAAGGAAATAAGCGATCGCTCGTTATTAAAAATGCCTACCGCAACAACCTTAAAAATGTCGATGTAGAAATACCACTAGGTAAACTTGTTTCAGTTACAGGTGTATCTGGTTCCGGCAAATCTACCTTAATTAACGAATTACTTTATCCCGCATTACAACACAATCTTACCCGTAAAGTACCGTTTCCCAAAGATTTAGAAAAAATAGACGGACTCAGCGCCATTGATAAAGTAATTGTAATTGATCAATCACCAATTGGTCGCACACCTCGATCTAATCCTGTTACTTACACAGGCATTTTTGATCCAATTCGGGAAGTATTTTGCCAAACCATCGAAGCTAAGGCTAGAGGTTATAAACCAGGGCAATTTTCTTTTAATGTTAAAGGGGGAAGATGCGAAGCTTGTAGCGGTCAAGGAGTGAATGTGATCGAGATGAACTTCTTACCAGATGTGTATGTGCAGTGTGAAATTTGTAAAGGCGATCGCTACAATCGTGAAACCTTACAAGTTAAGTACAAAAACAAATCCATTGCCGACGTACTTAACATGACCGTAGAAGAAGCCTTAGAGTTTTTTATCAACATTCCCCGCGCTGCTACAAAATTGCAAACCCTAGCAGATGTCGGTTTAGGATATATCCGTTTAGGACAAACAGCACCCACCTTATCCGGTGGAGAAGCGCAGCGCGTCAAATTAGCCACAGAATTATCCCGTCGCGCCACAGGAAAAACATTATATTTAATAGATGAACCAACAACAGGTTTATCTTTTTACGATGTCCACAAATTACTAGATGTCTTGCAACGGTTGGTAGATAAAGGCAATTCAATTTTAGTAATTGAGCATAATTTAGATGTAATTCGTTGCGCTGACTGGGTAATAGATTTAGGGCCGGAAGGTGGCGATAAAGGCGGAGAAATTATTGCAGTGGGAACACCCGAAGAAGTAGCGAAGAATGAAAGGTCTTATACGGGGCAGTATTTAAAGCAAGTATTACAACAGCATCCATCCCCATCTATTGTATAG
- a CDS encoding type II toxin-antitoxin system HicB family antitoxin has product MTTKFILSDYLDKAIAQAVYDKLEDGTFIGKIPACKGVLAFGSTLRECEDELRSTLEDWILLGLKLKHSLPVIDNIDLNKEATLESMDTL; this is encoded by the coding sequence ATGACTACAAAGTTTATATTGAGCGACTATCTAGATAAAGCGATCGCACAGGCAGTTTACGATAAACTCGAAGACGGCACATTTATAGGTAAGATTCCTGCTTGTAAAGGAGTGTTAGCCTTTGGCTCAACATTACGAGAGTGTGAAGATGAGTTACGCTCAACCTTAGAAGACTGGATTTTGCTTGGGCTGAAACTCAAACATTCTCTACCCGTAATAGATAACATTGACCTAAACAAGGAGGCAACCCTTGAGTCGATGGATACCCTGTAA
- a CDS encoding Uma2 family endonuclease, producing MIVSHKFPYISAADYLEGEKVSLIKHEYRNGYIYAMAGTSDAHDTVALNLLTLLRNHVRGTGCRTYTGNMKVNIDSANTYYYPDAMVTCDQRDREFDYFKRYPCLIVEVLSPSTQAFDRSDKFADYAQLESLQEYVLISQDQIKVECFRRNSEGGWDAYTYTQGQEVNLASINFQCDITALYEDVLF from the coding sequence ATGATTGTTAGCCACAAATTTCCCTACATTTCCGCAGCAGATTACTTAGAAGGCGAGAAAGTTAGCTTAATTAAACATGAGTACCGAAACGGCTATATTTATGCAATGGCTGGAACCAGCGATGCCCATGATACTGTTGCGCTTAACTTGCTCACTTTGTTAAGAAATCATGTGCGTGGCACTGGTTGCCGTACCTACACAGGAAATATGAAAGTTAATATTGATTCAGCTAATACTTATTATTACCCTGATGCAATGGTAACTTGCGACCAACGAGATAGAGAATTTGATTATTTCAAACGCTACCCCTGCTTAATTGTCGAAGTTCTATCACCATCTACACAAGCATTTGACCGCAGTGATAAATTTGCCGACTACGCACAATTAGAAAGCTTACAAGAATACGTCCTCATCAGCCAAGATCAAATCAAAGTAGAATGTTTTCGACGCAATTCTGAAGGCGGTTGGGATGCTTACACCTACACACAAGGACAAGAAGTTAATTTAGCTAGTATTAACTTTCAGTGTGACATCACAGCCCTATATGAAGATGTCTTATTTTAA
- a CDS encoding BrnT family toxin, translated as MEFEWNLEKALINIRKHSISFQEAATVFDDSLSVTFPDPDH; from the coding sequence ATGGAATTCGAGTGGAACCTAGAAAAAGCGTTGATCAATATCAGAAAGCACAGTATTTCTTTCCAAGAAGCTGCAACCGTATTTGACGACTCGTTATCTGTAACATTTCCCGATCCCGATCATTAA
- a CDS encoding serine/threonine-protein kinase, whose product MICCLNTQCHNPPNPDGTKFCVNCGMGLVMLRRYRPIRALGSGGFGKTYLAEDIEKFNEICVIKQFAPNVQGTAGLQVATRLFEEEARRLQQLGEHPQIPTLLAYFEQDQRLYLVQQYIKGQNLLDELQQQGTFNEQKIRELLLNLLNVLQVVHQQKVIHRDIKPENIIRRRTPQPALLRVAGGDLVLIDFGASKQLTATAIAKPGTVIGSFGYVPMEQMQGGEAYPSSDLYSLGATCFHLLTEIHPWDIWKTQAYGWVQSWRQHLSQPVSQELGRILDKLLQQDYEQRYQSASEVLADLNRQPLPKPKVSPKVVSPPRPSPPQPNTTPTIPVPPTLIRTLTGHSDSVDCLAISPDGQTLASGSRDNTIKIWNLSTGQVRSTLTGHSGWVNSVAISPDGQTLASGGRDNTIKIWNLSSGQVISPLSEHSGLLFSVAISPDGQTLASSEYKTIRIWNLSTGQEIRTLTEHSNSVDCLAISPDGQTLASGSYDKTIKIWNLSTGQVRSTLTGHSRFVSSVAISPDGQTFS is encoded by the coding sequence ATGATCTGTTGCCTTAATACCCAATGTCACAATCCCCCCAACCCTGACGGCACAAAGTTTTGCGTCAACTGCGGTATGGGGTTAGTCATGCTGCGGCGTTATCGCCCAATTCGGGCATTGGGTAGCGGTGGATTTGGTAAAACTTATTTAGCTGAAGATATTGAAAAGTTTAATGAGATCTGCGTAATTAAGCAATTTGCCCCAAATGTACAGGGAACTGCGGGACTCCAGGTAGCGACTCGTTTATTTGAAGAAGAAGCAAGGCGACTGCAACAATTAGGGGAACATCCACAAATTCCAACGCTGTTGGCATATTTTGAACAAGATCAGCGTTTGTATTTGGTGCAGCAGTATATTAAAGGACAGAATTTATTAGATGAGTTGCAACAGCAGGGGACTTTTAACGAGCAAAAGATTCGGGAATTATTACTCAATTTGTTAAATGTTCTCCAAGTTGTGCATCAGCAGAAAGTTATTCACCGAGATATTAAACCAGAAAATATTATTCGTCGTCGAACTCCCCAACCCGCATTATTAAGGGTGGCAGGGGGGGATCTAGTATTAATTGATTTTGGCGCGTCTAAACAGTTGACAGCAACGGCGATCGCAAAACCTGGAACAGTGATCGGTTCTTTTGGGTATGTGCCGATGGAACAAATGCAGGGGGGTGAAGCGTATCCAAGTAGTGATTTATATAGTTTGGGTGCAACTTGCTTTCATCTGCTGACAGAGATTCATCCTTGGGATATTTGGAAGACACAAGCTTATGGTTGGGTGCAAAGTTGGCGACAGCATTTGTCGCAACCTGTGAGTCAGGAATTGGGGCGTATTCTGGATAAGTTGTTGCAGCAAGACTACGAACAACGTTATCAGTCTGCATCAGAAGTTTTAGCAGATTTGAATCGTCAACCATTACCGAAGCCAAAGGTATCTCCTAAAGTCGTTTCGCCACCTCGACCTTCGCCGCCACAACCAAACACTACCCCCACAATTCCTGTACCGCCAACCCTCATCCGCACCCTCACGGGACATTCCGACTCAGTTGATTGCCTTGCCATAAGCCCGGATGGGCAGACTTTAGCTAGTGGCAGTCGGGACAACACGATCAAAATCTGGAATCTCTCCACCGGGCAAGTGAGAAGCACCCTCACGGGACATTCCGGCTGGGTTAATTCCGTAGCCATAAGCCCGGATGGGCAGACTTTAGCTAGTGGCGGTCGGGACAACACGATCAAAATCTGGAATCTCTCCAGCGGACAAGTGATAAGCCCCCTCTCGGAACATTCCGGCTTACTTTTTTCTGTCGCCATAAGCCCGGATGGGCAAACTTTAGCTAGTAGTGAGTACAAGACGATCAGAATCTGGAATCTCTCCACCGGGCAAGAGATACGCACCCTCACGGAACATTCCAACTCAGTTGATTGCCTTGCCATAAGCCCGGATGGGCAGACTTTAGCTAGTGGCAGTTATGACAAGACGATCAAAATCTGGAATCTCTCCACCGGGCAAGTGAGAAGCACGCTCACAGGACATTCGCGCTTTGTTAGTTCCGTCGCCATTAGCCCGGATGGGCAAACGTTTAGCTAG
- a CDS encoding papain fold toxin domain-containing protein, translated as MPAIWCEEVSELAPEEIYQEIGKIVSKFNNLECDVCAVAVMQWLKNNGIEGRILKLRTRRRNDFFIISDRFSPNESITENGIHYGVEVLGLVFDNLSSEGMIRQQWESDFSCISGGFILEELDSI; from the coding sequence TTGCCAGCAATTTGGTGTGAGGAAGTGAGCGAATTAGCCCCAGAGGAGATTTATCAAGAGATAGGTAAGATTGTATCGAAATTTAATAATTTAGAATGCGATGTTTGTGCTGTTGCTGTGATGCAATGGTTAAAGAATAACGGAATTGAAGGAAGAATTCTTAAGTTGAGAACGAGAAGACGGAATGATTTTTTTATAATTAGCGATCGCTTTAGTCCCAATGAGTCAATTACTGAGAATGGAATTCACTACGGCGTAGAAGTATTGGGCTTAGTTTTCGATAACCTTTCTAGTGAGGGAATGATCCGCCAACAGTGGGAGAGCGATTTTTCTTGTATAAGTGGAGGATTTATATTAGAAGAGTTAGATTCAATTTAA
- a CDS encoding alpha/beta hydrolase, with translation MVFTPLTFLMVWLAGLLSIGILGGGVYILYEWYEGDLEGYSYLLGGLALVLWSFGGRFIIPLLFHRRGNDEPSFMRTGSVQRIQRPDGSELHVEFYGPEDGQPIIFSHGWGPNSTVWYYAKKQLSDRFRVIVWDLPGLGKSKRPKNNDYSLEKYARDLEAVVSIAGDKPVILLGHSMGGMITLTFSRLFPELLGSRVAGLILADTSYINPVKTCIFNGLVTALQKPVLEPILYLTIFLSPIFWAMTWLSYFNGSLYISVELSGFTGKETRGQLNFAAFLSTLGEPGVLARGTLAMFKLEETATLKSINVPVLVVTGKSDIAVLPETSARMQAEIPDAELVTLKPGGHMGLMERNQQFSEAVSNFSNRVATKA, from the coding sequence ATGGTTTTCACGCCTCTCACTTTCCTGATGGTTTGGTTAGCTGGACTATTGTCCATTGGGATACTTGGTGGGGGTGTCTACATTCTTTATGAATGGTATGAAGGGGATCTGGAAGGATATTCCTACTTGTTAGGTGGACTGGCGTTAGTTTTGTGGTCTTTTGGCGGTCGTTTTATTATTCCGCTATTATTTCACCGCCGAGGAAATGATGAACCAAGTTTTATGCGGACTGGTAGTGTACAGCGCATACAAAGACCTGATGGTAGCGAATTGCACGTAGAGTTTTATGGGCCAGAAGATGGGCAACCAATTATTTTTTCACACGGTTGGGGGCCTAATAGTACTGTTTGGTATTATGCTAAGAAACAATTGAGCGATCGCTTCAGAGTAATTGTTTGGGATTTACCAGGTTTAGGAAAATCCAAAAGACCTAAAAATAACGATTATTCTCTAGAAAAATATGCGCGTGATTTAGAAGCAGTTGTTTCCATAGCTGGAGATAAACCTGTTATTCTACTTGGACATAGTATGGGCGGTATGATTACGCTGACATTTTCTCGGCTATTTCCTGAACTTTTAGGAAGTCGGGTAGCTGGTTTAATTCTTGCGGATACAAGTTATATTAATCCAGTCAAAACTTGTATTTTTAATGGTTTAGTAACTGCTTTGCAAAAGCCAGTGCTTGAACCTATTTTATACCTGACTATTTTCTTATCGCCGATTTTTTGGGCAATGACTTGGCTGAGTTATTTTAATGGTTCACTATATATTAGTGTAGAGTTATCGGGATTTACAGGTAAAGAAACTCGCGGGCAACTAAATTTCGCGGCTTTCTTATCTACTTTGGGTGAACCTGGAGTGTTAGCGCGTGGCACTTTAGCAATGTTTAAATTGGAAGAAACAGCAACACTAAAAAGTATTAATGTTCCGGTGCTAGTTGTTACAGGTAAGTCGGATATAGCAGTTCTCCCTGAAACTAGCGCACGTATGCAAGCAGAAATACCTGATGCGGAATTGGTGACATTAAAACCAGGTGGACACATGGGTTTAATGGAAAGAAATCAGCAATTTTCTGAAGCTGTTAGTAATTTTAGTAATAGAGTCGCAACTAAGGCTTAG
- a CDS encoding tetratricopeptide repeat protein, with translation MNLGIGQALGGRYQIISLLGQGGFGTTFLAEDIHLPGNHRCVVKQLKPQATDELTLQTARRLFDTEAQVLYKLGNHNQIPQLFAFFEENQEFYLVQEFIAGNNLSEEIVAGQQLGEDSVITLLIEILEILEFVHQQNVIHRDVNPDNLIRRSQDGKLVLIDFGAVKLSTTVVTNVNSNINVTVAIGTRGYLPSEQANGNPRLSSDIYAVGIIGIQALTGLLPNQLTFDNQTNEIFWRNQALVSEELGNVLDKMVRYDFRDRYQSASEALAAIINFNTVVIAPPQASLQGTNPSPIIKFKKIIYTLLGSLAVIGIISAAGITINHLINSSNATELYQQGTALAELNKYEDALNVYQKAINLKPEYLEAWLAKGKMLLALKRNQDAQQAYEQAIQIKQDAVEAWVGRGYALNNLQKYQDAIDAFEKAIQIQINYPEAWKGRGEALIGLQRYQEAITSYDKAVQFQPDDYASWNSRGWALHNLQRYDEAISSYDQAVSYKPDSSVAWYNRGNSLVNLNKAQEAIESYDRAVKFQPNYYQAWYSRANILVNLGKYSEAVESFDKVVKIQPSNYQAWYNRGWALHQLQRYESAIASYSKAIELRRSNYQTWYNRGNSLYQLQRYEDAIASYAQAVRYKPDYYEAWYSRGNALFNLNRYESAIASYDQAIRYKPNYQEAVTARNDAQKQLDAEKVKIEENPEEINQQPISF, from the coding sequence ATGAATTTGGGAATTGGACAAGCATTAGGCGGGCGCTACCAAATTATTAGCCTGCTAGGGCAAGGAGGGTTTGGTACTACCTTCTTGGCTGAAGATATACATCTACCTGGAAACCATCGCTGTGTTGTTAAGCAATTAAAACCGCAAGCAACTGATGAGTTAACTTTGCAAACGGCTAGGCGTTTATTTGATACTGAAGCGCAAGTTTTATATAAGTTGGGTAATCACAATCAGATTCCGCAACTTTTTGCTTTTTTTGAGGAAAATCAAGAATTTTATTTAGTTCAGGAATTTATTGCGGGTAATAATCTCAGTGAGGAAATAGTTGCAGGTCAGCAGTTAGGTGAAGATTCAGTTATTACTTTGTTAATAGAGATTTTAGAAATTTTAGAGTTTGTCCATCAGCAAAATGTGATTCACCGTGATGTTAATCCTGATAATTTAATTAGGCGTAGTCAAGATGGAAAGTTAGTTTTAATTGATTTTGGCGCGGTTAAGCTTAGTACTACTGTAGTTACTAACGTTAATAGTAATATTAATGTAACTGTGGCAATTGGTACTCGCGGATATTTACCTAGTGAACAGGCAAATGGCAATCCTAGATTAAGTAGTGATATTTATGCGGTGGGGATAATTGGTATTCAGGCGCTTACTGGGCTATTACCTAATCAATTAACATTTGACAATCAGACAAATGAAATTTTTTGGCGTAATCAAGCATTAGTTAGTGAGGAGTTGGGTAATGTTTTAGATAAAATGGTGCGGTATGATTTCCGCGATCGCTATCAGTCTGCAAGTGAAGCTTTAGCAGCGATTATAAATTTTAACACGGTAGTTATTGCGCCTCCTCAAGCTTCATTACAGGGTACTAATCCTAGCCCCATTATAAAATTTAAAAAAATTATATATACTTTATTGGGTTCACTAGCAGTAATTGGAATAATATCTGCTGCTGGAATTACTATTAATCATCTGATTAATTCCTCCAATGCTACAGAATTATATCAGCAAGGTACGGCTTTAGCTGAGTTAAACAAATATGAAGATGCTTTAAATGTTTACCAAAAAGCTATTAACCTTAAACCAGAATATTTAGAAGCTTGGTTAGCTAAAGGAAAAATGCTGTTAGCCTTGAAACGTAATCAAGATGCACAGCAAGCTTATGAGCAAGCAATTCAAATTAAGCAAGATGCTGTAGAAGCTTGGGTTGGTAGAGGATACGCCTTAAATAATTTACAAAAATATCAAGACGCTATTGATGCTTTTGAAAAAGCTATTCAAATACAAATTAATTATCCTGAAGCTTGGAAAGGTAGAGGTGAGGCGCTGATAGGTTTACAACGATATCAGGAAGCTATTACTTCTTATGATAAAGCTGTACAGTTCCAGCCGGATGATTATGCAAGTTGGAATAGTAGAGGATGGGCTTTACATAATTTGCAAAGGTATGATGAGGCAATTTCATCTTACGATCAGGCAGTTTCATATAAGCCAGATTCCTCAGTAGCATGGTATAATAGAGGCAATTCTTTAGTTAATTTAAATAAAGCTCAAGAAGCGATTGAATCTTATGATCGGGCGGTAAAATTTCAGCCTAATTATTATCAAGCGTGGTATAGTCGCGCAAATATACTGGTTAATTTAGGCAAATACTCAGAAGCAGTTGAGTCTTTTGATAAAGTAGTAAAAATTCAGCCGTCTAATTATCAAGCTTGGTATAATCGTGGCTGGGCATTGCATCAATTGCAACGATATGAAAGTGCGATCGCATCTTATTCTAAAGCTATAGAATTGAGACGAAGTAATTATCAAACTTGGTATAATCGGGGAAATTCCCTATATCAATTACAGCGATATGAGGATGCGATCGCATCTTATGCTCAAGCGGTACGCTACAAACCAGATTACTACGAAGCGTGGTATAGCAGAGGGAATGCACTGTTTAATTTAAACAGATATGAAAGTGCGATTGCATCTTACGATCAAGCAATTAGATATAAGCCAAATTACCAAGAAGCAGTAACAGCGAGAAACGATGCACAGAAACAGTTAGATGCTGAAAAGGTTAAAATTGAGGAAAATCCAGAAGAAATTAATCAACAACCAATAAGTTTTTAA
- the smpB gene encoding SsrA-binding protein SmpB: protein MSEKSDGFKVVSDNRQARYLYEILETYEAGIELKGTEVKSIREGRSNIRDGYALIRNGEAWLINVHVSPHPTTSQYFNHDPRRTRKLLLHKQEIRKLIGKVEQQGLTLVPLKMYLKNGKAKISIGLAKGKKLHDKRQDLKQRQDKRDMQRAMKRD, encoded by the coding sequence ATGAGTGAAAAAAGTGATGGATTTAAAGTAGTTAGTGATAACCGTCAAGCCCGTTACCTCTATGAGATCCTAGAAACTTACGAAGCTGGGATAGAGTTAAAGGGTACAGAGGTTAAGTCAATCCGCGAAGGTAGGTCTAACATTCGAGATGGCTATGCCTTGATTCGCAATGGAGAAGCATGGTTAATTAACGTCCATGTATCACCTCACCCCACTACCAGCCAGTATTTTAATCACGACCCCCGCCGTACCCGTAAATTGCTACTCCACAAGCAAGAAATCCGCAAGCTGATTGGCAAAGTGGAACAGCAAGGATTAACCTTGGTGCCATTAAAAATGTACCTGAAAAACGGCAAAGCCAAGATCAGCATTGGTCTTGCTAAAGGTAAAAAGTTACACGATAAGCGTCAAGACTTGAAGCAACGTCAAGACAAACGCGATATGCAACGGGCAATGAAACGTGATTAG